In the Tessaracoccus lacteus genome, GATGGCCGGCTCCATCGGCGGCCGCCCGTACGCAAACCTCAGCGTCCAGATCACCTTGCGCCGCGGGAAGGCCGGCAAGGACGACCCCCGCACGGTCTACCGCAAGCTCGCCGGCTGGTGGGGCGCCCTGCCCGACGACGTGCCCATCCCGCTGATCCCGCTCACGCAGCAGGACTGGACGGAGGCCGGCCTTCCCCTGCTCGGCACCCTGCTGAAGATGCTCCGCGCCCGGCGTGGGCTGCCCTCCTTCCTCCGCGACCACCAGCGCACCTGCGCCTCACTCACCAGCGAAGTCCGAGCGGCCACGACCCCCGCCGAACTCCGGCGACTCTGGGAGGACAAGCTGTTCAGCCTGAGCCTCCGCTCCTTCTGGGCCGTGATCGCCTCCGGCTCCGACTATCCCGCCCGGCTGGAGGCCGAGCTCCGCGACGAACTCGGTGCGGAGGACGCGTCGACGCTCATGTCCGACCTGGCAGGCGTCGCGGGCGGCCTCGAGAGCCTGGGACCGGTCGAGGGCCTTGACCGCGTGCGAACCGGCGAGCTGTCCCGCGGGGAGTACGTGGCGCGCTTCGGTCACCGGGGCGTCAACGAGGTCGAGCTGGCCTGGCCCCGGCCGTCGGAGGACCTCTCCTGGCTCGACGCCCAGCTGAACCGGAAGGGAGGAGTCGACGTCAACGCGCTCCGAGGTCGGCAGTCCGCCGCCGCCGCCACTGTGCTGGCCCGCCTCAGGACACACGACCGAAGGCAGGCGGCCACGGTCGAACGCCGGGTCCGTAAGGCCGCGCGGAACGCCGCGCTGCGCGAGATCGCCCGCTCCGAAGGGGTCCGGACCACCGGCGTTCAGAGGACGTTCGCCCTCCGCGCCGGTGAACTGCTCGGCATCGGCGACGACGTCTTCCTGCTCACCATCGAGGAACTCCTCGCCGCCCTCGACGGCGACACCACCCCCTTCGCCTTGTTCGACGAGCGTCGAACCACCCTGCGACGCTACCGCGCGCTGCCTCCCCTGCCCGCGCTCGTCTGCGGCCGGTTCGACCCCTTCGCATGGGCCGCCGACCCAGACCGCCGTACCGAGGTCGCCGGCAGTGTCATCGCAGCCTCCGACCCGACGGTGTCCTCCGAGGCGCGCGACGTCATCACCGGACATCCCGGCGCGGTCGGTCGCGTGGAGGGCACCGTCCGGGTCCTGGCGAGCTTCGACGAGTCGGACCAGCTGCTCCCGGGCGAGGTGCTCGTGACGTCGCTCACGAACATCGGCTGGACGCCTCTGTTCCCACTGGCCGGAGCCATC is a window encoding:
- a CDS encoding PEP/pyruvate-binding domain-containing protein, encoding MLTEIGATRLRSVAANVVAAGFGVGGAWLTGFSLWAILVAPLSGTTGWFVGWFAGRAIGAWLTRRGFAPAGLPVYRLQELPDGEVTAGGKARSLARLSRAGQPLPQGLVILPRGFSGNELTAPATHALDRWVRRLPAGQRFAVRSSGRAEDSSTASFAGAYESVLDVSADGLPAAIATVRASGSADRVAAYARTTDSQVGDVAVIVQVMVPADLAGVVFTVDPLSGDLDTMVGSVVHGVGESLVSGQVTGAQFSLTRPSGHFDGPPSLAPHAAELHRRAHDVEGAFDGVPQDIEWAIADGRLWLLQARPITTLNPWRERPAERNDSLAGNCLWSATNLSEANPVAQTPLTISLPRYLQANGGPSMAVRGREMAGSIGGRPYANLSVQITLRRGKAGKDDPRTVYRKLAGWWGALPDDVPIPLIPLTQQDWTEAGLPLLGTLLKMLRARRGLPSFLRDHQRTCASLTSEVRAATTPAELRRLWEDKLFSLSLRSFWAVIASGSDYPARLEAELRDELGAEDASTLMSDLAGVAGGLESLGPVEGLDRVRTGELSRGEYVARFGHRGVNEVELAWPRPSEDLSWLDAQLNRKGGVDVNALRGRQSAAAATVLARLRTHDRRQAATVERRVRKAARNAALREIARSEGVRTTGVQRTFALRAGELLGIGDDVFLLTIEELLAALDGDTTPFALFDERRTTLRRYRALPPLPALVCGRFDPFAWAADPDRRTEVAGSVIAASDPTVSSEARDVITGHPGAVGRVEGTVRVLASFDESDQLLPGEVLVTSLTNIGWTPLFPLAGAIVTDLGAPLSHAAIVARELGVPAVVGCGDATARLHTGDRVLVDGAAGTVTPCSPAR